Proteins encoded within one genomic window of Solibaculum mannosilyticum:
- a CDS encoding NfeD family protein, with protein MLAWWDALDGILKVLYCVAIPSTLIFLLDTVLMLFGLGDGAAANPSDTSGLDLDGDLDVDAGLDLPDFHDVHLHDVHADQGNQDIDHDIQHAGDDSAGLKLFTLQGILIFLVLFSWISIAAISTGLSAFPAIVIGLLVGAAALYGTAKLFQFFRRMQENGALSIRNALGQTATVYIPIPPDKRRGGKVTLTIQGSFTELDAITEGSASLATGTAVTVIDIQGDTLVVEPME; from the coding sequence ATGTTGGCCTGGTGGGATGCGCTCGACGGCATCTTAAAGGTTCTTTATTGTGTGGCAATTCCCAGCACCCTTATTTTTCTTTTGGATACGGTATTGATGCTGTTTGGCTTGGGCGACGGTGCAGCGGCCAATCCATCGGATACCTCGGGTCTGGATCTGGACGGCGACTTGGATGTGGACGCCGGATTGGATCTCCCCGATTTCCACGACGTCCATCTTCACGACGTTCATGCCGACCAGGGAAATCAGGATATAGATCACGATATCCAGCATGCCGGCGACGATTCGGCAGGTCTTAAACTCTTTACCTTACAGGGGATCCTCATCTTTTTGGTGCTGTTCTCTTGGATCTCCATCGCTGCCATCAGCACCGGTCTGAGTGCTTTTCCCGCCATTGTCATCGGTCTGCTGGTAGGTGCGGCCGCTCTCTACGGCACGGCAAAGCTCTTTCAGTTTTTCCGACGTATGCAGGAAAACGGCGCGTTGTCCATCCGCAACGCCTTGGGGCAGACGGCCACAGTCTATATCCCCATTCCTCCGGATAAGCGTCGGGGCGGGAAGGTGACGTTGACCATTCAGGGTTCCTTCACCGAGCTGGATGCCATCACCGAAGGGAGTGCTTCTCTCGCCACCGGCACGGCGGTAACGGTCATCGATATCCAGGGCGATACCTTGGTGGTGGAACCCATGGAATAG
- a CDS encoding flotillin family protein: MTFPVVILICIIALVLFSLLIALLSRYRKCPSDKVMVIYGKIGSDHNGQQRSAKCLHGGAAFVIPIIQAYQYLDLTPISINVDLTNALSRQNIRVDVPSRFTVGISTEPGIMQNAAERLLGLKLQEIQELAKDIIFGQLRLVIATMDIEEINTDRDKFLAAVSSNVEIELKKIGLRLINVNVTDINDESGYIDALGKEAAAKAINDAKKSVAEKDRDGSIGQANAQRDQRIQVAAANATAIEGENASKVSIAQSEAVRRQKEAEALRLATAAEKVQAAKALQEAYGAQQQAELTRASLEKASQEADVIVKAEVAKRQLEIEAEAEAERIRRQARGEADAIFAKMEAQAKGLEEMLTKQAAGLARLVAAAGGDPSAAVQLMVADKLPELTRIQVDAIKNLKIDKVTVWDSLNGKDGQTNTAQFVSGMMKSVPPLGDLFRQAGMDLPAFLGKPAEDQSSHEETSAPADAEEIPSEKQ; this comes from the coding sequence ATGACTTTCCCTGTTGTAATCTTAATTTGTATCATCGCACTGGTGCTCTTCAGTCTTCTGATCGCACTGCTTTCCCGCTATCGCAAATGCCCGTCCGACAAGGTCATGGTCATCTATGGTAAAATCGGTTCCGATCACAATGGCCAACAGCGTTCGGCAAAATGTCTCCACGGCGGCGCCGCTTTCGTCATCCCCATCATTCAAGCCTATCAGTATCTGGACCTGACCCCCATCTCCATCAACGTGGACTTGACCAACGCCCTCTCCCGGCAGAACATCCGTGTGGACGTTCCCTCCCGCTTTACAGTGGGAATCTCCACTGAACCGGGCATCATGCAGAATGCGGCCGAACGTCTTCTGGGCCTCAAGCTCCAGGAAATCCAGGAGCTTGCCAAGGATATCATCTTCGGCCAGTTGCGTTTGGTCATCGCCACCATGGACATTGAGGAGATCAACACCGACCGCGACAAGTTTTTGGCCGCTGTATCCAGCAATGTGGAAATCGAACTCAAAAAGATCGGCCTGCGCCTCATCAACGTAAACGTCACCGACATCAACGATGAATCCGGCTACATCGACGCTCTGGGCAAGGAAGCCGCCGCCAAAGCCATCAACGACGCCAAAAAGAGCGTGGCTGAAAAGGACCGTGACGGTTCCATCGGTCAGGCCAACGCCCAGCGTGACCAACGCATCCAGGTGGCCGCCGCCAACGCCACTGCCATTGAAGGCGAAAACGCCTCCAAGGTGAGCATTGCTCAATCGGAGGCTGTACGCCGTCAGAAGGAGGCTGAGGCGTTACGTCTGGCCACTGCCGCGGAGAAGGTCCAGGCGGCTAAGGCCCTTCAGGAGGCTTACGGTGCTCAGCAACAGGCTGAATTGACCCGTGCAAGCCTAGAGAAAGCATCTCAGGAGGCCGATGTCATCGTCAAGGCCGAAGTGGCCAAACGTCAGCTGGAGATCGAGGCTGAGGCCGAGGCCGAACGTATCCGCCGTCAGGCCCGAGGCGAAGCCGACGCTATCTTCGCCAAGATGGAAGCCCAGGCAAAGGGTCTGGAAGAGATGCTGACAAAACAGGCTGCTGGTCTTGCCCGTCTTGTGGCGGCGGCTGGAGGCGATCCCAGCGCTGCCGTCCAGCTGATGGTGGCCGACAAACTGCCTGAGCTGACCCGCATCCAGGTGGACGCCATCAAGAACCTGAAGATCGACAAGGTCACGGTTTGGGATTCCTTAAACGGTAAGGATGGTCAGACCAATACCGCTCAATTTGTATCGGGCATGATGAAATCCGTCCCTCCCCTGGGTGACCTCTTCCGTCAGGCCGGCATGGACCTGCCCGCCTTCTTAGGCAAACCCGCTGAGGACCAGTCCTCCCATGAGGAGACGTCCGCTCCCGCCGATGCAGAAGAAATCCCCTCTGAGAAGCAATGA
- the sleB gene encoding spore cortex-lytic enzyme — MERLKTLWRVIMVFSVSLLMLGLVHMVGGQSQPATSLTVEALSKYGSQGSEVRQIQTKLKNWGYYFGQVDGIYGSETQEAVRFFQRKNKLQVDGIAGPKTLEAMGIMGQGNTGGNGQYSQSDFNLLARMISAEARGEPYSGQVAVGAVIMNRIEHPSFPNTLAGVLYQPGAFSALYDGQFEQPIADSAYRAAQDALNGVDPSGGAIYYYNPTTATNQWIRSRPIITRIGQHVFCS, encoded by the coding sequence ATGGAACGGTTAAAAACCCTTTGGAGGGTAATCATGGTATTTAGCGTCAGCCTGCTGATGCTGGGTCTTGTCCATATGGTAGGCGGACAAAGCCAACCGGCCACTAGTCTGACGGTGGAAGCACTGTCCAAATACGGATCCCAGGGATCTGAGGTTCGGCAGATTCAAACCAAGCTAAAGAACTGGGGATATTATTTCGGCCAAGTGGACGGCATCTATGGCTCTGAGACGCAGGAGGCGGTACGCTTTTTCCAGAGAAAAAATAAACTGCAAGTGGACGGCATCGCCGGACCCAAGACGTTGGAAGCCATGGGCATTATGGGACAGGGAAATACCGGAGGAAACGGCCAGTATTCCCAAAGCGACTTTAACCTATTGGCCCGGATGATCTCGGCCGAAGCCAGAGGAGAACCCTATTCCGGACAAGTTGCCGTAGGAGCAGTCATCATGAACCGCATCGAGCATCCGTCATTCCCCAATACCTTGGCCGGCGTGCTCTATCAGCCTGGGGCATTCTCCGCCCTGTACGACGGCCAGTTTGAGCAGCCCATCGCCGATTCGGCCTATCGCGCCGCCCAGGATGCCCTTAACGGCGTGGACCCCAGCGGTGGAGCCATCTATTATTATAATCCCACCACCGCCACCAATCAGTGGATCCGCTCCCGGCCCATCATCACCCGCATCGGCCAGCACGTCTTTTGCTCGTGA